A single window of Vibrio alfacsensis DNA harbors:
- a CDS encoding mannose-1-phosphate guanylyltransferase/mannose-6-phosphate isomerase has translation MLIPVIMAGGSGSRLWPLSRSLYPKQFISLASDKSMLQETIARLSGLDHQAPLLICNQEHRFIVAEQLRQQRIQHGGIVLEPVGRNTAPAIALAALHAIKNGDDPLLLVLAADHVIQNQTAFSQAVSNAIKPAQDGMLVTFGIVPTAAETGYGYIKQGEAVGETAYRVAQFVEKPNLTTAEQYLASGEYYWNSGMFLFKASRFLEELKIHRPDILLACEASMQGSRQDLDFIRLEEEAFAECPDDSVDYAVMEKTQDALVVPMDAGWSDVGSFSALWEVSQKDEDGNVAVGDVIAEQTCNSYIYAQNKLVSTVGVDNLVIIETKDAVLVANKDKVQDVKNIVNQLKAQQRRECEQHREVYRPWGSHDEIAEGERYHVKHLQVKPGEQTALQMHHHRAEHWVVVQGTAKVTNGDKSYLVSENESTYIPLGSAHRISNPGKVDLHLIEVRSGSYLEEDDIVRLEEYGVGY, from the coding sequence ATGCTTATTCCTGTAATTATGGCCGGCGGTTCTGGCAGTCGTTTGTGGCCTTTGTCTCGCAGTTTATACCCTAAACAATTCATTAGTTTGGCCAGTGATAAGTCTATGCTGCAAGAGACCATTGCGCGTCTTTCGGGCTTAGATCACCAAGCGCCTTTGCTCATTTGTAACCAAGAGCATCGCTTTATTGTCGCAGAGCAACTTAGGCAACAACGTATCCAGCATGGTGGCATCGTATTAGAGCCTGTTGGTCGTAATACTGCTCCCGCTATTGCACTAGCGGCACTGCATGCCATTAAAAATGGTGACGATCCTCTGCTATTAGTATTAGCGGCCGATCATGTGATCCAGAATCAAACCGCATTTAGCCAAGCGGTGAGCAATGCGATCAAACCAGCGCAAGATGGCATGTTAGTTACGTTTGGTATTGTGCCAACTGCTGCAGAGACGGGCTATGGGTATATTAAACAAGGTGAAGCCGTAGGTGAGACCGCTTATCGCGTGGCCCAATTTGTAGAAAAACCAAACCTGACCACAGCAGAGCAATACTTGGCTTCTGGTGAATACTACTGGAACAGTGGTATGTTCTTGTTTAAAGCGTCTCGCTTCCTTGAAGAGCTTAAAATTCACCGCCCAGATATTTTACTAGCATGCGAGGCGTCCATGCAGGGTTCTCGACAGGATCTGGATTTCATTCGCTTAGAAGAAGAGGCATTCGCAGAGTGTCCGGATGATTCAGTTGATTACGCCGTGATGGAAAAAACGCAAGATGCACTCGTGGTACCGATGGATGCTGGTTGGAGTGATGTAGGCTCTTTCAGTGCATTGTGGGAAGTCTCACAGAAAGATGAAGACGGCAACGTTGCCGTTGGTGATGTCATTGCCGAGCAAACGTGCAATAGCTACATTTACGCGCAAAATAAACTGGTTTCAACCGTGGGTGTCGATAACTTGGTGATCATTGAAACCAAAGATGCGGTGCTAGTTGCAAATAAAGACAAAGTGCAAGACGTAAAAAATATTGTAAACCAGTTAAAAGCCCAGCAACGCCGTGAATGTGAACAGCATCGAGAGGTGTATCGACCTTGGGGATCGCATGACGAAATCGCAGAAGGCGAGCGTTACCATGTTAAGCATTTACAAGTAAAACCAGGCGAGCAAACCGCACTTCAAATGCATCATCATCGAGCAGAGCACTGGGTAGTGGTCCAAGGCACCGCGAAAGTGACCAATGGTGATAAAAGTTATTTAGTCAGTGAAAATGAATCGACGTATATTCCGCTTGGTTCTGCGCATCGCATTTCAAACCCAGGAAAAGTAGATTTACATCTGATTGAAGTGCGTTCAGGCAGTTATTTAGAAGAAGACGACATCGTACGCTTGGAAGAATATGGAGTGGGGTATTAA
- a CDS encoding GDP-mannose mannosyl hydrolase, with product MFLSKQRFSQVIESTPLVSIDLIIEDESGQVLLGERLNRPAQGFWFVPGGRILKNEKLEDAFVRLTQEELGHEFVLSQAKLLGPYTHLYDDNVFGNEFTTHYVAIAYKLVVIRSKLNLPMDVQHSRYRWYDKNELLTSDKVHIHTKWYFQT from the coding sequence ATGTTTTTAAGCAAACAACGTTTTTCTCAAGTCATTGAAAGTACGCCATTAGTCTCCATTGATTTAATTATTGAAGATGAAAGTGGTCAGGTACTGCTCGGAGAGCGTTTAAATCGGCCAGCACAAGGCTTTTGGTTCGTTCCAGGTGGCCGTATCCTAAAGAATGAAAAGCTTGAAGATGCTTTTGTCAGATTAACGCAAGAAGAACTTGGCCACGAGTTTGTGCTTTCTCAAGCTAAACTGCTTGGCCCTTATACCCACCTTTATGATGACAACGTCTTTGGCAATGAGTTTACGACGCATTATGTCGCCATTGCTTATAAACTCGTTGTCATTCGCTCCAAATTGAATTTACCTATGGATGTACAGCATTCTCGTTACCGTTGGTATGATAAAAATGAACTATTGACCAGTGATAAAGTACACATTCATACCAAATGGTATTTTCAAACATAA
- the fcl gene encoding GDP-L-fucose synthase, whose amino-acid sequence MKRVFVAGHKGMVGSAIVRQLSKDSSVEVITKDRSELNLLDVLAVEQFFATHRIDQVYLAAAKVGGIVANNTYPAEFIYQNLTIQNNIIHSAHLHGVQDLLFLGSSCIYPKFAQQPMREDSLLTGTLEETNEPYAIAKIAGIKMCESYNRQYGRNYRSVMPTNLYGENDNFHPQNSHVIPALLRRFHEAKLNGDNKVVAWGSGKPMREFLHVDDMAAASIYVMNLAQDLYQENTQEMLSHINVGTGVDCTIRELVETVAKVVGFEGEIEFDATKPDGTPRKLMDVTRLKSLGWEAKTTLEDGLAMTYQWFLDNQETYRG is encoded by the coding sequence ATGAAAAGAGTATTTGTCGCGGGTCATAAGGGTATGGTTGGCTCGGCGATTGTTCGTCAACTATCTAAAGACAGCTCAGTAGAAGTTATTACCAAAGATCGCAGTGAGCTTAACCTATTAGATGTTCTAGCAGTTGAGCAGTTTTTTGCTACTCACCGCATTGACCAAGTTTACCTCGCAGCCGCTAAAGTCGGCGGGATCGTGGCTAACAACACTTACCCAGCTGAGTTTATTTACCAAAACCTGACGATTCAAAACAATATTATTCACTCTGCTCATCTTCATGGTGTTCAAGATTTGCTATTTTTGGGGTCATCTTGTATCTATCCTAAATTCGCTCAGCAACCGATGCGCGAAGACTCTTTGTTGACAGGTACATTAGAAGAAACTAACGAGCCTTATGCAATCGCTAAGATTGCAGGGATCAAAATGTGCGAGTCCTATAATCGCCAATATGGTCGTAATTACCGCTCGGTAATGCCAACCAATTTGTACGGTGAAAACGATAATTTCCACCCTCAAAATTCTCATGTTATTCCTGCATTGTTACGTCGCTTCCATGAGGCGAAATTAAATGGTGATAACAAAGTCGTCGCGTGGGGCAGTGGCAAACCAATGCGTGAGTTCTTACATGTGGATGACATGGCAGCGGCCTCTATCTATGTGATGAACCTTGCTCAAGATCTTTACCAAGAAAACACACAAGAGATGCTTAGCCATATCAATGTAGGCACTGGCGTGGATTGCACTATTCGTGAACTTGTTGAGACGGTTGCAAAAGTCGTAGGTTTTGAAGGGGAAATCGAATTTGATGCAACAAAACCAGACGGCACACCACGTAAGTTGATGGACGTTACACGCCTAAAGAGCCTTGGTTGGGAAGCAAAAACGACGTTGGAAGATGGTTTGGCAATGACGTACCAATGGTTCCTAGACAATCAAGAAACTTATCGTGGTTAA
- a CDS encoding glycosyltransferase, whose product MLLPSFCPKLNSNKSTDLAIASIEYYAKVNRNVNIEVVSFGDYDAGEFTASNVHHNYLGYVGCEDLIDAIDACHISLVLSKFETFGQVVAESMARGTPVIARSNTAISEMITHKRDGYLVEQSDVESVAIAMEWFRTNEQYEKVCTESRTKVGMLMDTTAFEVLYFKILKEFYYEK is encoded by the coding sequence GTGCTTTTACCCTCGTTTTGTCCAAAGCTGAACTCAAATAAATCCACCGATTTGGCTATAGCATCAATTGAATATTATGCAAAAGTTAATCGCAATGTAAATATTGAAGTTGTGAGCTTTGGAGACTACGACGCCGGTGAGTTCACTGCATCAAATGTACATCATAATTATCTTGGGTACGTAGGATGTGAAGATCTTATAGATGCAATAGATGCATGCCATATTAGTCTAGTTTTGTCGAAGTTTGAAACTTTTGGTCAAGTGGTAGCAGAATCAATGGCCAGAGGAACTCCCGTAATAGCCCGCTCTAACACGGCTATTTCAGAGATGATTACGCATAAGCGAGACGGTTATCTTGTCGAACAATCGGATGTCGAGAGTGTTGCGATTGCCATGGAATGGTTCCGAACTAATGAGCAGTATGAGAAAGTCTGCACAGAGAGTAGAACCAAAGTGGGTATGCTTATGGATACGACAGCTTTCGAGGTTCTTTATTTCAAAATACTAAAAGAGTTTTACTATGAAAAATAA
- a CDS encoding glycosyltransferase family 4 protein, with product MTHLPSFYKVNLYNELSRFGFKVKVLFISGGSVIRQGDFTGDLDKVLFDYEIVNEESTYEERNKLGSAFNLLRAIRKTEARAVLVGGWDYLEFWLALLNWKFKEKMVVVESSVYEHDENSTIKNTIKKLFLSLTTGAVVSGRPHKQLVERFGYQKSVIISGGVGLINKPSVRSVGADAQKKRSKLVYVGRLSEEKNVGFILEAIDGVEGVEFHIVGDGPLKTTLMKNSPENVIFHGYLSNDKAQKVMASSDILVLPSLSETWGLVIDESVAIGTPVLVSDRVGCSEDLVKKFEVGEVFSCGNHADFRRKLDLLLFNLSFYKSACDRLPYDELVQQQVLSYEKYSIDFIGFSTNKGGAAIAAKRIFSVLKGKVRLRFYCMDIKGQPEENIYGPSKLSWTGNFFLRIFEYLLLKAIYPCSPVKVSLNMFGSSWVKRKVCESNSNVIYIQWVNNNTLSLKFLRN from the coding sequence TTGACTCATCTTCCTTCATTTTATAAGGTGAATCTTTATAATGAATTGTCCAGGTTCGGCTTTAAAGTTAAAGTCTTGTTTATTTCTGGCGGTTCAGTTATAAGACAGGGTGATTTTACTGGCGATTTAGATAAAGTACTCTTTGATTATGAGATCGTAAATGAAGAAAGCACCTATGAGGAAAGGAATAAATTAGGGTCAGCATTTAATCTTTTACGTGCAATTCGAAAAACAGAAGCTAGAGCAGTCTTAGTTGGAGGGTGGGATTACCTCGAGTTTTGGCTCGCTCTTTTGAACTGGAAGTTTAAGGAAAAGATGGTGGTTGTTGAATCGTCTGTATATGAGCATGACGAGAACAGTACTATTAAAAATACCATAAAAAAGCTATTTCTCAGCCTTACTACTGGTGCAGTAGTCAGTGGTCGACCACATAAGCAACTGGTGGAGAGATTCGGCTATCAAAAAAGCGTGATTATATCTGGTGGTGTCGGGCTTATTAATAAGCCATCGGTACGCAGCGTTGGCGCTGATGCGCAAAAGAAACGATCTAAATTAGTGTACGTTGGGCGTTTGTCGGAAGAAAAGAATGTTGGATTTATCTTAGAAGCCATTGATGGCGTAGAGGGTGTTGAGTTTCATATTGTAGGTGATGGACCTCTTAAAACTACTTTAATGAAAAATTCTCCTGAAAATGTCATATTTCATGGCTATTTGTCAAATGATAAGGCACAGAAAGTTATGGCATCAAGCGATATACTTGTATTGCCCTCCCTATCTGAAACATGGGGGCTAGTCATCGATGAGTCAGTGGCCATTGGAACGCCAGTTCTTGTTTCTGATAGGGTTGGATGTTCCGAAGATCTAGTTAAAAAGTTCGAGGTTGGAGAAGTGTTTTCTTGCGGAAATCATGCTGACTTTAGACGTAAACTGGATTTATTACTTTTTAACTTGTCATTTTATAAGTCGGCATGCGACCGCCTCCCATATGACGAATTGGTTCAGCAGCAAGTACTGTCGTATGAAAAATATTCAATTGATTTCATCGGTTTCTCTACTAACAAAGGTGGTGCAGCTATTGCCGCTAAGAGAATTTTCTCGGTTTTGAAAGGGAAAGTACGCCTCCGGTTCTATTGTATGGATATAAAAGGGCAGCCAGAAGAAAATATATATGGTCCTTCAAAGCTATCCTGGACAGGCAATTTTTTCTTACGAATATTTGAGTACTTGTTACTGAAAGCGATTTACCCTTGTAGTCCAGTCAAAGTCTCCTTGAATATGTTTGGTTCATCATGGGTAAAACGTAAGGTCTGTGAGTCGAATAGTAATGTTATATATATTCAATGGGTTAATAATAACACACTTTCACTTAAATTTCTTAGGAACTGA